A genomic stretch from Chitinophagaceae bacterium includes:
- a CDS encoding DUF4954 family protein — translation MNPIIKKPLSEIGYNFIAANYLPKGKDEYYLRNKQNRSGINYRKLTALEIEVLVRNRNASDNWNKILVSDSFNPELVKNCKFFGLVRIGKLEPYFLEFHSVKLQVGLYNSTIISCDFGDNVVIDNVHYLSHYIIGNEVIINNVHEMGTTDYAKFGNGILKDGEDERIRIWLEVCNENAGRKIIPFNGMLAGDAWLWSRNRDNEVLQHKLKEFTELKFDKLRGYYGKVGDRTVIKNCSIIKDVWVGTDAYLKGANKLKNLTIDSSATATSQVGEGCELVNGIMEEGCRAFYGVKAVRFYMASNSQLKYGARLINSYLGNNATISCCEVLNSLIFPAHEQHHNNSFLCAATVMGQSNIAAGATLGSNHNSRSADGELIAGRGFWPGLCVSIKHNTKFASFTLLAKGDYPSELNIPIPFALVSNDESKNQLNIMPGYWFIYNMYALARNAWKYIDRDKRNNKTQTLEYDFLAPDSVNEIFDTLKLMELFTGKAFLHKQSTAKKYTDADYSKAGKKALNANDKELTHLEITATGFENSNRKVVLLKVQKSYTLFKELIVYYAMQETLKLIEETKCKSFDQLIKLLPKKQKRSNWINAGGQLIEETEFDKLKQKITSGKIKSWDAVHAFYKAEGTAYSNNKLSHALASLFELTGSKQLSKELLKDSLQQYIATKVWMVKGIYDSRAKDYTNPFRKMVYENEAEMDMVTGKLEENSFILQQQDELKTTKARVQKILKGFKL, via the coding sequence ATGAACCCCATTATAAAAAAACCACTTTCCGAAATCGGTTACAATTTTATTGCTGCCAACTATCTTCCCAAAGGAAAGGACGAATATTATTTACGCAATAAACAAAACCGCAGCGGTATCAACTACCGCAAGCTTACAGCACTTGAAATAGAAGTGCTGGTACGAAACAGGAATGCATCCGACAACTGGAATAAAATTCTTGTATCTGATTCATTTAATCCTGAGCTAGTGAAGAACTGTAAGTTCTTTGGTTTGGTTCGTATAGGAAAACTGGAGCCTTACTTTCTTGAGTTTCATTCGGTGAAACTCCAGGTGGGTTTATACAACAGCACCATCATCAGCTGCGACTTTGGCGACAATGTAGTAATTGACAACGTACATTATCTCTCCCACTATATCATCGGCAATGAAGTAATCATTAACAATGTGCATGAAATGGGCACTACTGATTATGCCAAATTCGGTAACGGTATTTTAAAAGATGGTGAAGATGAACGAATCCGTATCTGGCTGGAAGTATGCAATGAAAATGCCGGAAGAAAAATTATTCCCTTTAATGGAATGCTGGCAGGTGATGCCTGGCTCTGGAGCAGGAACAGGGATAATGAAGTACTGCAGCACAAGCTGAAAGAATTTACAGAATTGAAATTTGATAAACTGCGTGGCTACTATGGAAAAGTGGGCGACCGTACCGTGATAAAAAACTGTTCCATTATAAAAGATGTATGGGTGGGAACAGATGCTTATTTAAAAGGTGCCAACAAACTGAAAAACCTCACCATCGATTCATCCGCAACAGCAACATCGCAGGTAGGTGAAGGCTGTGAACTTGTGAATGGCATTATGGAAGAAGGCTGCCGTGCATTCTACGGTGTAAAAGCTGTGCGTTTTTACATGGCTTCGAATTCACAATTAAAATACGGAGCAAGGCTCATTAACTCTTATCTCGGTAACAATGCAACTATCTCCTGTTGCGAAGTGTTGAACTCACTCATCTTTCCTGCACATGAACAGCATCACAACAATTCCTTTTTATGTGCGGCAACTGTTATGGGACAAAGCAATATTGCAGCCGGTGCAACACTTGGCAGTAATCATAACAGCCGCAGTGCCGATGGTGAACTGATTGCAGGTCGTGGTTTCTGGCCGGGGCTTTGTGTAAGCATTAAACACAATACAAAATTTGCCAGCTTCACACTGCTTGCAAAAGGCGATTACCCTTCCGAACTAAATATTCCCATTCCGTTTGCATTGGTGAGTAACGATGAATCAAAGAACCAGCTGAACATTATGCCGGGTTACTGGTTCATATACAATATGTATGCACTGGCACGCAATGCATGGAAATATATTGACCGTGATAAACGAAACAATAAAACACAAACACTCGAATATGATTTCCTCGCACCCGACAGTGTGAATGAAATTTTTGATACACTGAAACTGATGGAACTATTTACAGGAAAAGCATTTCTGCACAAACAATCTACTGCAAAAAAATATACAGATGCAGATTATAGTAAAGCCGGCAAGAAAGCACTGAATGCAAATGATAAAGAATTAACCCATCTCGAAATAACAGCAACAGGTTTTGAAAACAGCAACCGTAAAGTAGTGCTGCTGAAAGTGCAGAAAAGCTATACGCTTTTTAAAGAACTGATTGTTTACTATGCCATGCAGGAAACACTGAAGCTGATTGAAGAAACCAAATGCAAAAGCTTTGATCAACTGATAAAGCTTCTTCCCAAAAAACAAAAACGCAGCAACTGGATCAATGCAGGCGGACAGTTAATTGAAGAAACAGAATTTGATAAACTGAAACAAAAGATCACATCCGGTAAAATTAAAAGCTGGGATGCCGTACATGCGTTTTACAAAGCTGAAGGAACTGCTTACAGCAATAACAAACTCTCTCATGCCCTTGCTTCCCTGTTTGAATTAACAGGCAGCAAACAGCTCAGCAAAGAATTACTGAAAGATTCCTTACAGCAATACATTGCAACCAAAGTATGGATGGTAAAAGGTATTTACGATTCAAGAGCTAAAGATTATACCAATCCTTTCCGTAAAATGGTGTACGAAAATGAAGCCGAAATGGATATGGTAACAGGCAAGCTGGAAGAGAATTCCTTTATCCTGCAGCAGCAGGATGAATTAAAAACAACCAAAGCAAGAGTGCAGAAGATTTTGAAGGGGTTTAAGTTGTAA
- a CDS encoding Bro-N domain-containing protein: MEKDNAIKIFEDKKVRTIWDAEQEKWYLSIIDVIAILTESVDPNAYWRKLKQRLKEEGNETVTNCHGLKMLAADGKMRMTDVADTEQLFRLVQSIPSPKAEPFKLCLAQIASERLDEMQDPELTIDRALEQYLKLGYSENWINQRLKSIEIRKELTDEWRKRGLKQGVQFATLTDIITKEWADKTTKEYKILKGLKKENLRDNMTNTELILNMLAEASTKDISQAVNPETFEDSKKVAKQGGNVAKVARKELEARTGKKVVTALNAKSELQLKKGKENKTK; the protein is encoded by the coding sequence ATAGAAAAGGATAACGCCATAAAAATATTTGAAGATAAAAAAGTAAGAACCATTTGGGATGCAGAACAGGAGAAATGGTATTTATCCATTATTGATGTAATTGCAATTCTTACTGAAAGCGTTGACCCAAATGCATATTGGAGAAAGCTGAAACAACGGCTTAAAGAAGAAGGAAATGAAACCGTGACGAACTGTCACGGGTTGAAAATGCTGGCAGCTGATGGCAAAATGAGAATGACTGATGTTGCCGATACCGAACAGCTTTTCAGACTGGTACAATCGATCCCATCGCCAAAAGCAGAACCTTTTAAACTCTGTCTGGCACAGATTGCATCCGAACGTTTAGACGAAATGCAAGACCCTGAACTGACTATTGACAGGGCATTAGAACAATATCTGAAATTGGGCTATTCAGAAAACTGGATTAATCAACGCTTAAAAAGTATTGAGATCAGGAAAGAGCTTACCGATGAATGGAGGAAAAGAGGTCTGAAACAAGGTGTTCAATTTGCAACTCTTACCGATATTATAACTAAAGAATGGGCAGATAAAACAACCAAAGAATACAAAATACTGAAAGGGCTGAAAAAGGAAAACCTGCGGGATAATATGACCAATACTGAATTGATATTAAACATGCTTGCTGAAGCTTCAACCAAAGATATTTCTCAGGCTGTAAACCCTGAAACTTTTGAAGACAGTAAAAAAGTGGCGAAGCAAGGCGGTAATGTTGCTAAAGTAGCAAGAAAGGAATTGGAAGCAAGAACGGGTAAAAAAGTAGTTACTGCTTTAAATGCAAAATCTGAATTGCAACTTAAAAAGGGTAAAGAAAACAAAACAAAATAA
- a CDS encoding Gfo/Idh/MocA family oxidoreductase has protein sequence MNTRRDFLQKLTASVFALQLSPGKGIAEFNDLHNTPYDGPVLKVAIMGFGSYGNRVAEAMQACKMGKLTGVISGTPSKIKDWQNKYGIPDGNCYNYENFDGIKNNPEIDAVYIITPNALHHSQAIRVAKAGKHVICEKPMAVNAKEGTEMVEACKKANVKLLVGYRMHFEPKTLEIIRMRKEGELGKILFFHGLCGFRIGNPTQWRLNKQLSGGGAMMDIGIYAVNGARYMVGEEPVWVTAQETKTDHEKFKEGVDETIQFQFGFASGAVASCLSTYSMNNLDRFFLNAEKGFAELQPSTGYGPIKGRTGKGELTHPHVTHQTVQMEEMAAIILMGKQPVVPVDGEEGAKDLKIIDAIYLAAKTGKKIELKW, from the coding sequence ATGAATACACGTCGTGACTTTTTGCAAAAACTGACCGCCTCGGTATTTGCATTACAACTCTCACCAGGGAAAGGCATTGCTGAGTTTAATGATTTGCACAATACTCCTTATGATGGACCTGTTTTAAAAGTTGCCATCATGGGCTTCGGCAGTTATGGAAATCGTGTGGCAGAAGCAATGCAGGCATGTAAAATGGGGAAGCTAACCGGAGTGATCAGCGGCACTCCGTCTAAAATTAAGGACTGGCAAAACAAGTATGGTATACCTGATGGTAATTGTTACAACTATGAAAATTTCGATGGCATTAAAAACAATCCCGAAATAGATGCAGTGTATATTATTACTCCCAACGCCTTGCATCATAGCCAGGCGATACGTGTTGCCAAAGCAGGGAAGCATGTGATCTGCGAAAAGCCAATGGCTGTTAATGCAAAGGAAGGAACTGAGATGGTTGAGGCCTGTAAAAAAGCAAATGTAAAACTGCTTGTTGGGTACAGAATGCATTTTGAACCGAAGACACTGGAGATAATTCGTATGCGGAAAGAAGGAGAGTTAGGTAAGATTTTATTTTTCCATGGATTGTGTGGATTTAGAATTGGTAACCCCACTCAATGGCGCTTAAACAAACAACTGTCGGGTGGAGGTGCTATGATGGATATAGGAATTTATGCTGTGAATGGTGCAAGGTATATGGTTGGTGAAGAACCGGTTTGGGTAACGGCGCAGGAAACCAAAACCGATCATGAAAAGTTTAAAGAAGGGGTTGATGAAACTATTCAGTTTCAATTTGGCTTTGCCAGCGGTGCAGTTGCATCCTGCCTTTCAACTTATAGTATGAATAATCTTGACCGCTTTTTTTTAAACGCAGAAAAAGGATTTGCAGAATTACAGCCTTCTACAGGGTATGGCCCAATTAAAGGAAGAACCGGCAAAGGTGAATTAACTCATCCGCATGTAACCCATCAAACTGTACAGATGGAAGAAATGGCCGCCATTATTCTTATGGGTAAACAACCTGTTGTACCTGTTGATGGTGAAGAAGGAGCAAAAGATTTAAAAATTATTGATGCTATTTACCTCGCAGCTAAAACGGGAAAAAAGATTGAGTTGAAATGGTGA
- a CDS encoding terpene cyclase/mutase family protein translates to MEFNKELNGKAIDAAIEKGIDYLLSCNSSGMWKGFPTLAGESDIWVTGFVLPHIQKLCRQTKAINEAENFLLQSRHADGGWSYSSHVPSDADSTAWCLQALQSCKDFTEPDAKKATTFLWSHFTKGGVSTYRVDSGIREFISAPADEFIAGWTSAHPDVSIAAVLADAQNEQAAEIINWLTEQQTNKGFINSYWWRSQYYTTTLFLRAASKKGYQLSNEHIGLIAESLVREQLADGGFGLELSAVMNPFTTALALESFIHLSYLGQQMERTLCGNALLYAQQENGSWTGDYILRIPAPYVTDPNEVASWNNADGGGNSLIEDKDGLFATAMSCYALNCWRNAETKNNSV, encoded by the coding sequence ATGGAGTTTAATAAAGAGCTTAACGGTAAAGCAATAGACGCTGCAATAGAAAAAGGGATTGACTATCTGCTGTCCTGTAATAGCAGCGGAATGTGGAAAGGCTTTCCCACCCTGGCAGGCGAATCGGATATATGGGTAACAGGTTTTGTGCTGCCACATATTCAGAAACTATGTCGTCAAACAAAAGCAATCAATGAAGCAGAAAACTTTCTGTTACAGTCACGTCATGCAGATGGAGGCTGGTCGTACAGCAGCCATGTTCCTTCTGATGCAGATTCAACTGCATGGTGCCTGCAGGCATTGCAATCATGTAAAGATTTTACTGAGCCTGATGCAAAAAAAGCAACAACATTTTTGTGGAGTCATTTTACTAAAGGCGGAGTTTCAACGTACAGAGTTGATTCGGGCATACGTGAGTTTATTTCAGCACCTGCTGATGAATTTATTGCCGGTTGGACGAGTGCTCATCCGGATGTCTCCATTGCAGCTGTACTGGCAGATGCGCAAAATGAACAAGCAGCAGAAATCATCAACTGGTTAACTGAACAGCAAACAAACAAAGGCTTTATCAATTCATACTGGTGGAGAAGTCAGTATTATACAACCACGTTGTTCTTACGTGCCGCATCAAAAAAGGGATATCAATTATCAAATGAACATATTGGGTTGATCGCAGAGTCACTTGTTCGGGAACAATTAGCTGATGGCGGATTTGGTCTTGAATTATCAGCAGTCATGAATCCGTTTACTACTGCACTGGCTTTAGAATCATTTATACATTTATCTTATCTGGGTCAACAGATGGAAAGAACTTTATGTGGTAATGCATTGTTGTATGCTCAACAGGAAAATGGAAGCTGGACAGGTGATTATATTCTCCGCATCCCGGCTCCATATGTAACAGACCCCAACGAAGTTGCATCATGGAACAATGCAGATGGTGGTGGAAATTCTTTGATTGAAGATAAAGACGGACTGTTTGCAACTGCCATGAGTTGTTATGCGCTTAATTGCTGGCGAAATGCTGAAACAAAAAACAATTCTGTTTAA